The nucleotide window CCACATGATAATGGCCGTGATATGGGCGAGAGATGGGGAAGACCTCGCGGACATAATTTCGAACAAGATAGGGAGAATAGACGGCGTAACCAAGGTGTGCCCGGCCATAATATTGGAAAGGCTTAAGTGAGGGCTCGGTTGCGAGGGTAGTCATCACCTTTCAGCTAGCGAAATTATCTTCATCGCCTTTATATTTTCTCCGTGGTTAAGCTTAAAAGCTTCTTGGGAAATCCGAATCCGGTGGTGGAGATGTCGGTATACGAGCTCGATGGTAAGAGACCTAAAATTCACCCATCCGCGTTCATAGATGAAAGCGCCGTCATCATAGGTGACGTCGTCCTCGAAGAAAAGACGAGCGTCTGGCCTTCGGCTGTCCTGAGGGGTGATATAGAGCGGATATACGTTGGCCGTTACTCCAACATCCAAGACAACGTGAGCATTCACACCTCTCATGGCAAGCCGACCGAGATAGGTGAATACGTTACCATAGGCCACAACGCCGTTATCCATGGGGCCAGAGTCGGTAATTATGTGATAATCGGCATGGGGGCTGTCATTTTGGATGGGGCAAAAATCGGAGATCACGTCATAATAGGGGCGGGCGCTTTAGTTCCGCCCGGCAAGGAGATACCGGATTATAGCCTTGTCATAGGAGTACCGGGCAAGGTTGTTAGACAGCTCAGCGAAGAGGAAATAGAGTGGACGAAGAAGAACGCCGAGGTATACGTCGAGCTCGCGGAGAAGCACCTGAAGGGACGGAAGAGGGTTGAGTGAGAGATGATATATAGGCTCGTTTCTTACCTCCCTAAAATTCTTTTCAAACCTGCCTATGACCTCTACGAAAGATACCTTTTCGAAAAGGTAAAGGCAGGCAACCTGCCCAAACACATTGCCATAATAATGGATGGCAACCGGCGGTGGGCGAGAAAGCTTGAAAAACCACCCTGGTACGGCCATCTTTTTGGTTCCAAAAAGTTAGAGGAAATAGTTCAGTGGTGCCACGAGCTCGGCATAAGGATGCTCACCGTCTACGCCTTCTCCACGGAGAACTTCAAGCGCTCCAAAGATGAAGTGGACAGACTTATGGAGCTTTTTGAGAGAAAGTTCAGGGAACTCGTTAAAGACAGGAGGGTGCATGAATACGGGATAAGGGTGAACGTCAT belongs to Pyrococcus yayanosii CH1 and includes:
- a CDS encoding gamma carbonic anhydrase family protein; translation: MSVYELDGKRPKIHPSAFIDESAVIIGDVVLEEKTSVWPSAVLRGDIERIYVGRYSNIQDNVSIHTSHGKPTEIGEYVTIGHNAVIHGARVGNYVIIGMGAVILDGAKIGDHVIIGAGALVPPGKEIPDYSLVIGVPGKVVRQLSEEEIEWTKKNAEVYVELAEKHLKGRKRVE